One genomic window of Dehalococcoidales bacterium includes the following:
- a CDS encoding ABC transporter permease — protein sequence MTETTETYSSLTATHRRRHPVVDFMVRLVREKPLGTVGAIIVLVIFFVGIFSEFVAPYELSEMHLTARMLPPGGMWLLGTDMLGHDMFSQIIYGARVSMIVGLSATAISAALGAVIGLTSGYIGGKFDLVVQRFVDAWVCFPTLVIYLTLIGLIGSGYVQLICVLGIGGGIGGSRGARALVFWIKESVYFDSTRCIGSTTPRVIFRHVLPNVLPMLIVSWTMSIGGYILAEAGLSFLGLGLPPEVPSWGGMISGSNASHLESAPWLVLWPGIALTVTIFGLNMFGDALRDLLDPRMRGGIGGIGGRGEKLARKALAKKQAKVEKA from the coding sequence ATGACCGAGACTACTGAAACGTATTCCAGTCTGACTGCAACACACAGGCGCCGTCATCCGGTGGTTGATTTCATGGTGAGGCTGGTTCGGGAAAAGCCTCTGGGCACTGTGGGGGCAATCATCGTACTGGTCATATTTTTCGTCGGAATATTTAGCGAGTTCGTGGCTCCCTACGAATTGAGTGAAATGCATCTGACTGCCAGGATGCTCCCACCGGGTGGCATGTGGCTGCTGGGTACGGATATGCTGGGACATGACATGTTCAGCCAGATAATCTACGGAGCGCGTGTCTCGATGATTGTCGGCCTCAGCGCTACTGCAATAAGCGCGGCCCTCGGCGCCGTCATTGGTCTCACATCCGGTTACATCGGGGGTAAGTTCGACCTGGTGGTGCAGAGATTTGTTGACGCCTGGGTATGCTTCCCGACGCTGGTAATCTATCTAACACTGATAGGGTTGATAGGGTCCGGTTATGTGCAACTGATTTGTGTCCTCGGCATTGGCGGCGGCATAGGCGGGTCCAGGGGAGCACGAGCGCTGGTCTTCTGGATAAAGGAGAGTGTCTATTTCGATTCGACCAGGTGTATAGGAAGCACCACACCAAGGGTGATCTTCCGGCACGTGTTGCCAAACGTGCTGCCTATGTTAATTGTCAGCTGGACGATGAGTATCGGCGGCTACATCCTGGCGGAGGCAGGTCTGAGCTTCCTGGGGCTTGGCCTGCCACCTGAGGTACCGAGCTGGGGAGGTATGATTTCCGGGAGCAATGCTTCCCATCTGGAGAGTGCACCCTGGCTGGTGTTATGGCCCGGAATCGCCCTTACCGTGACGATATTCGGGTTGAACATGTTTGGTGATGCACTCAGAGACCTGCTTGACCCCAGGATGAGGGGCGGCATAGGTGGAATCGGAGGCCGTGGGGAGAAACTCGCCAGGAAAGCCCTGGCAAAGAAGCAGGCAAAGGTGGAGAAAGCGTAA
- a CDS encoding ABC transporter permease — MRTYLLRRIVLLIPTLFIVTVTVFLMVRLMPGSLIDVMLSEMGAENMGAGVDREALEHRLGLDVPIYEQYFRWIGDIILHGDLGTSLRTGRPLTQDLAQRIPVTFELGLLSIIIINIVGIPIGVYSAIRQNAWFDYVARVSAIIFMAAPAFWMAKMLIVYGGRWVGYVPDVEYIPFVVNPIGNLRQFIIPAILTGATAWGGMIRTMRTITLEVIRQDYVRTAWAKGLSERVVVIRHAMRNAMIPLLTMFIPQIGVLIGGSVIMEQIFALPGMGRYLLDMLMKRDYLIVSGTNLIYAVIGMGLIILTDISYAWADPRIRYG, encoded by the coding sequence ATGCGTACATACCTGCTTAGAAGAATCGTGCTGCTCATCCCGACACTGTTCATAGTGACCGTAACCGTTTTCCTGATGGTGCGCCTTATGCCGGGTAGCCTTATTGATGTGATGCTATCAGAAATGGGCGCAGAAAATATGGGAGCAGGTGTGGACAGGGAGGCGCTTGAGCACAGGCTGGGTCTGGATGTGCCGATTTACGAGCAGTACTTTCGCTGGATTGGCGATATTATCCTGCATGGAGACCTGGGAACATCACTGCGCACAGGGCGGCCGTTAACGCAGGATTTGGCGCAACGGATACCGGTTACCTTTGAGCTTGGTCTCCTGTCTATCATTATTATCAACATAGTTGGAATTCCCATAGGTGTCTATTCAGCGATACGGCAGAACGCCTGGTTCGATTACGTGGCGCGGGTTTCCGCCATAATTTTCATGGCAGCACCCGCATTCTGGATGGCGAAAATGCTTATTGTTTACGGCGGACGGTGGGTGGGTTATGTGCCGGACGTAGAATATATTCCCTTTGTTGTGAACCCGATAGGGAACCTCAGGCAGTTCATTATTCCAGCTATACTCACCGGTGCAACGGCATGGGGCGGTATGATCAGGACTATGCGAACAATAACCCTGGAGGTCATCAGGCAGGATTATGTAAGGACAGCGTGGGCTAAAGGACTCAGCGAGCGGGTCGTAGTTATCAGACATGCCATGAGAAACGCTATGATTCCGCTGCTTACCATGTTTATTCCCCAGATAGGTGTGCTAATCGGCGGTTCGGTAATAATGGAGCAGATATTCGCTCTTCCCGGGATGGGACGTTACCTTCTGGATATGCTTATGAAGAGGGACTACCTGATTGTCTCCGGGACAAACCTGATTTATGCCGTTATTGGGATGGGGCTTATTATATTGACGGATATCAGCTATGCGTGGGCGGACCCCCGGATCCGCTACGGGTAG
- a CDS encoding TetR/AcrR family transcriptional regulator yields the protein MVENIRAITRNTELVDTRRNQIVHHATKLFVEKGFAHTTMSEIAEHCDMGKGSLYNYVASKEDIVYLILDYTQQVHGQSFAEINSRLSTLSVTDALRQAIQTYIKDVDEMQDEYNFLNHMVIGLEREGRRKMLGASVRVTDYFEVLLAKGVDTGEFKVENPRLIGHLIGRMCSAWAHNRWFLGRLMSLDDFTKQLTDFILKAIAVDQKVPPSTEPRVTRMKWGILRATRLD from the coding sequence ATGGTTGAAAACATACGTGCCATTACGAGAAACACGGAATTAGTTGATACACGCAGAAATCAGATAGTTCACCACGCGACGAAGCTTTTCGTGGAGAAGGGCTTCGCACATACTACAATGAGCGAAATTGCTGAGCATTGTGATATGGGCAAAGGCAGCCTGTATAACTATGTCGCCTCTAAAGAGGATATTGTCTACCTGATACTGGACTATACACAGCAAGTACACGGACAGAGTTTTGCAGAAATCAACAGCAGGCTATCAACTCTAAGCGTAACAGATGCCCTTCGTCAGGCCATACAAACCTATATAAAAGATGTAGATGAAATGCAGGACGAGTACAATTTCCTCAATCATATGGTTATAGGACTGGAGAGGGAAGGGCGAAGAAAAATGTTAGGTGCTTCAGTCCGTGTAACCGATTACTTTGAGGTGTTACTGGCAAAAGGTGTTGATACAGGCGAGTTCAAAGTAGAAAACCCCCGGTTGATCGGTCATCTCATCGGCAGGATGTGTTCTGCCTGGGCTCACAACAGGTGGTTTCTGGGAAGACTCATGTCACTGGACGACTTCACAAAGCAACTAACGGATTTCATCTTGAAGGCGATAGCTGTGGATCAAAAGGTTCCCCCATCTACAGAACCCAGAGTGACGCGGATGAAGTGGGGCATCTTGCGAGCTACTAGGCTGGATTAA
- a CDS encoding PEP/pyruvate-binding domain-containing protein — protein MKKEFIMSNVMPTDQERGGFLVSLGEDGSTEIAMVGGKGASLGKLVKAGFPVPSGFVVTTNAYAEFLRANDLEVKIEKILGDLDYGDLDELEKETAKIRDEIVGCRLPDTLAGDIVKAYGQLGNEPYVAVRSSGTAEDLEGASFAGQYDTYLDVRGGDALLDAVRRCWASMWTARVTAYRHNKGFDHGDVGIAVVVQTMVEPEVAGVMFVGNPMNARADEIVINASWGLGEAVVSGSVTPDEYVVGRDTLQVKRRSLGSKELRVVRDRKNGNGTVREPVPVTLQGEHTLSDEQAGVLAEMGRRVTAYYEGLPQDTEWALADGSFFLLQSRPVTGVAFTWEEDLDLWPSIPEEEDAIWTRSAADEWWTGAITPLMWSIRGYWIHAGAAGSYRPFGMGDLAEMRWMKYRHGTMYYNTRVDALMAEYSLPPSLREPMLRKLHPSQLDEAMNKPFDLWRAMKMFADIEINHPAWSGVNAIDAKIAMERMMRKGGESYDMRREMVKSVHPSREELRAKKDDELRQSIDDLFLGVTYRERERPSLEEGAGVRGRRGGGGWGAFFLYGPVIQALLEGVIRDWYDGDNPNAFTEVISGISERTQQFYDDYDFWKLVDTIRHSEKLRALIKEFEGAAFFEELKNHEEGRAFLSQYEAFLEMNLYRGHADRDIYYARRIEDPNIDYEALRLMATADSIESPDEREEKLVQRREAATADVIDNLSKQPIGSVKVEIFKFLQEYCLKIFMSRDDGRSMGDAMTFRKKLILGELGRRTVSRGLLDGEDDFYFLSIYELCELLEGKEPQVLARAKVAARRKGFDHFRTHEEDPPLFLKGDEPLDLEQPADGASSGVLRGVGTSPGLVTGCARIVPTQKDIARLEQGDILVCHGTDPGWTSAFSIVVAVVAQTGGMLGHFSCLSREYGIPAVSLPNAMKLIEDGSVITVNGGTGEIRLASV, from the coding sequence ATGAAAAAGGAGTTTATCATGTCAAACGTAATGCCAACGGACCAGGAGAGAGGTGGCTTTCTCGTTAGTCTTGGTGAGGATGGGTCGACGGAGATTGCCATGGTGGGGGGTAAGGGTGCCAGTCTGGGCAAGCTGGTCAAGGCTGGTTTCCCTGTTCCGTCCGGATTTGTAGTTACGACGAATGCTTATGCGGAGTTTCTTCGTGCAAACGATCTTGAGGTGAAGATAGAGAAGATACTGGGGGACCTCGACTACGGGGACCTCGATGAGCTGGAGAAGGAGACGGCGAAGATTCGGGATGAAATCGTCGGTTGCAGGCTCCCCGATACTCTGGCTGGCGATATTGTGAAGGCGTACGGGCAGCTTGGGAATGAGCCGTACGTTGCCGTGCGTTCCTCAGGGACGGCGGAGGACCTGGAGGGTGCGTCCTTCGCCGGGCAATACGACACGTACCTTGATGTCAGGGGCGGCGACGCGCTGTTGGATGCGGTGCGGCGGTGTTGGGCATCGATGTGGACCGCGCGGGTTACTGCGTATCGTCATAACAAGGGATTCGACCACGGTGATGTCGGCATCGCCGTTGTGGTCCAGACGATGGTCGAACCTGAGGTGGCCGGTGTGATGTTTGTCGGGAATCCCATGAATGCCAGGGCCGATGAGATTGTAATCAACGCGAGCTGGGGTCTCGGTGAAGCGGTGGTGTCGGGCAGCGTCACACCAGATGAGTATGTCGTTGGCCGGGACACGCTGCAGGTCAAACGTCGCAGCCTCGGTTCGAAGGAGCTGCGGGTGGTCCGGGACCGGAAGAACGGGAACGGTACGGTCCGGGAACCCGTGCCCGTCACCCTCCAGGGAGAGCATACGCTTTCGGATGAACAGGCGGGTGTACTTGCGGAGATGGGCCGGCGGGTCACTGCTTACTACGAAGGGCTGCCGCAGGACACCGAGTGGGCGTTGGCGGATGGTTCCTTCTTCCTGCTGCAATCCCGCCCCGTCACCGGTGTGGCGTTCACCTGGGAAGAAGACCTCGACCTGTGGCCGTCAATACCGGAGGAAGAAGACGCCATCTGGACGCGGTCAGCGGCGGACGAGTGGTGGACCGGCGCAATCACACCCTTGATGTGGTCGATCCGCGGCTACTGGATCCACGCCGGTGCCGCTGGCAGCTACCGGCCCTTCGGCATGGGCGACCTTGCTGAGATGCGCTGGATGAAGTACCGGCACGGCACAATGTACTACAACACCAGGGTGGACGCGCTCATGGCCGAATACAGTCTTCCGCCGAGTCTCCGGGAACCCATGCTCCGCAAGCTTCACCCTTCCCAGTTGGACGAGGCTATGAACAAGCCCTTCGATCTCTGGCGGGCAATGAAGATGTTTGCCGATATCGAGATAAATCATCCCGCATGGAGTGGTGTGAACGCTATCGACGCCAAGATCGCTATGGAACGCATGATGCGCAAAGGTGGGGAAAGCTATGACATGCGGCGTGAGATGGTGAAGTCAGTGCACCCTAGTAGAGAGGAGTTGCGGGCCAAGAAAGACGATGAGCTGAGGCAGAGTATCGACGACCTGTTCTTGGGCGTTACATATAGAGAAAGGGAGCGCCCTTCGTTGGAAGAAGGAGCGGGCGTCAGGGGGAGAAGAGGAGGAGGCGGTTGGGGCGCGTTCTTCCTCTACGGCCCTGTTATCCAGGCCCTCCTGGAAGGCGTGATTCGGGACTGGTATGACGGCGACAATCCAAACGCATTTACAGAGGTAATTAGCGGTATTTCCGAACGCACCCAGCAGTTCTACGACGATTACGATTTCTGGAAGCTGGTGGATACAATCAGGCATTCGGAGAAGCTACGCGCCCTGATCAAGGAGTTCGAAGGAGCGGCGTTCTTCGAGGAACTCAAGAACCACGAGGAAGGACGCGCCTTCCTCTCCCAGTACGAGGCGTTCCTGGAGATGAATCTCTACCGAGGCCATGCCGACCGGGATATCTACTACGCGCGTCGTATCGAGGACCCGAATATCGACTACGAGGCGTTGCGCCTGATGGCGACTGCGGATAGTATCGAGTCTCCGGATGAGAGGGAGGAGAAGCTGGTGCAGCGACGCGAAGCCGCAACTGCTGACGTGATTGATAATCTCTCAAAGCAGCCAATCGGTAGTGTGAAGGTAGAGATATTCAAGTTCTTACAGGAATACTGCCTGAAGATATTCATGTCGCGCGATGACGGTCGCTCGATGGGTGATGCGATGACCTTCCGGAAGAAGCTGATACTCGGAGAACTCGGCCGAAGAACGGTGTCTCGCGGTCTGCTGGACGGTGAGGATGACTTCTACTTCCTCTCAATATATGAACTCTGTGAACTGCTTGAGGGGAAGGAGCCGCAGGTCCTTGCCAGGGCAAAGGTTGCTGCCCGCAGGAAAGGCTTCGACCACTTCCGAACCCACGAAGAGGACCCGCCGCTCTTTCTCAAGGGCGATGAGCCGCTGGACCTGGAGCAGCCGGCCGATGGCGCCAGCAGCGGTGTCCTGAGGGGTGTCGGGACCAGTCCCGGACTGGTGACCGGATGCGCCCGAATCGTTCCCACCCAGAAGGACATCGCCCGCCTGGAGCAAGGCGATATCCTTGTCTGCCACGGCACGGACCCGGGCTGGACGTCAGCGTTTAGTATTGTCGTTGCTGTGGTCGCGCAGACGGGGGGTATGCTCGGGCACTTCTCGTGCCTTTCGCGGGAGTACGGCATACCGGCGGTATCACTTCCGAACGCCATGAAGCTCATCGAAGATGGATCCGTCATTACAGTGAACGGCGGCACCGGTGAGATCCGGTTGGCGTCCGTGTAG
- a CDS encoding methylenetetrahydrofolate reductase: MASGFRSALNSGKFVVTSEVAPPKGTNLEKMYHHIDILKDSVDAINVTDHQSSVMRFPSIGGCLAIKEQGGEPILQMTCRDRNRLALQAELLLAHARGIRNVLCLTGDAVLVGDHKEAKGVFDLDSSQLLRTIRLMESGQDMGGNDLDGAVEFCIGAIVTPEAQPIEPQLIKFEKKVESGAEFFQTQAIYDLDRFSSFMQYARQFPVKVLAGIVLLSSARMARYMTENVPGIFVPQNLIDELAAAPKGGALAKGIEIAGRMIAGLKRDSVCDGVHIMAIGREEVVPDILAAAGI, from the coding sequence ATGGCGTCCGGATTCAGGAGTGCCCTCAATTCTGGCAAGTTCGTAGTCACCAGCGAGGTTGCGCCGCCGAAGGGAACCAACCTTGAGAAAATGTATCACCACATAGATATTCTCAAGGATAGCGTCGACGCGATCAACGTCACTGACCACCAGAGTTCAGTGATGCGATTCCCGTCCATCGGTGGCTGCCTCGCCATTAAGGAACAAGGTGGCGAGCCTATTCTGCAAATGACGTGTCGCGACCGTAATCGCCTGGCTCTGCAGGCCGAGCTTCTGCTGGCACATGCCAGGGGAATACGGAACGTCCTTTGTCTCACCGGGGATGCTGTGCTGGTGGGCGACCATAAGGAGGCCAAAGGCGTCTTCGACCTCGATTCCTCGCAGCTGCTGAGGACCATTCGCCTGATGGAATCAGGGCAGGACATGGGTGGGAACGACCTTGATGGAGCAGTGGAGTTCTGCATCGGCGCCATCGTCACACCGGAGGCACAGCCAATCGAGCCTCAGCTAATAAAGTTTGAGAAAAAGGTAGAATCAGGAGCCGAGTTCTTCCAGACCCAGGCGATCTACGACCTGGACAGGTTCAGCAGCTTCATGCAGTACGCTCGTCAGTTCCCGGTCAAAGTCCTTGCCGGGATAGTCCTGCTCTCATCAGCCAGAATGGCGCGGTACATGACCGAGAACGTTCCCGGCATCTTCGTGCCCCAGAATCTGATCGACGAGCTGGCAGCCGCACCCAAGGGCGGGGCATTGGCCAAAGGCATCGAGATTGCCGGGCGGATGATTGCCGGTTTGAAGAGAGACTCCGTCTGCGACGGCGTCCACATCATGGCCATCGGTAGAGAGGAAGTGGTTCCCGACATCCTGGCTGCTGCCGGAATCTAG
- a CDS encoding methylenetetrahydrofolate reductase C-terminal domain-containing protein, whose translation MMKSITRLKQFEEIKEQLTSFDRLFIIGCGTCTTMTRTGGIDQVLEMKDRLQETGKRVSGWTVIPTACDEMTGVSMKENSRAIQDAGCILAMTCALGVHRMGLYINHPVIPALDTLFIAVENAPGYFTEVCAQCGQCLLGETAGICPITACHKQLVNGPCGGTNDGKCEVDKEKDCAWTLIYQRLKDQDRLDLMRKYHPPRNSQVLPRPRMVQIQ comes from the coding sequence ATGATGAAATCAATAACAAGACTGAAGCAGTTTGAGGAGATCAAGGAGCAGTTAACCAGCTTTGACAGACTCTTCATTATTGGCTGTGGTACCTGTACTACCATGACCAGGACGGGAGGGATTGACCAGGTTCTTGAGATGAAGGACCGTCTCCAGGAAACGGGTAAACGGGTCAGTGGCTGGACGGTTATTCCCACGGCTTGCGATGAAATGACCGGGGTTTCCATGAAGGAAAACAGCCGGGCTATTCAGGATGCCGGCTGTATACTGGCAATGACCTGTGCGCTGGGCGTGCACCGGATGGGGCTGTATATCAACCATCCTGTTATCCCTGCCCTGGACACGCTGTTCATTGCAGTGGAAAATGCCCCGGGTTATTTCACTGAAGTCTGTGCCCAGTGTGGCCAGTGCCTGCTCGGGGAGACAGCGGGCATCTGCCCGATAACGGCCTGCCACAAACAACTGGTAAACGGACCATGCGGTGGTACTAACGATGGTAAGTGTGAGGTAGATAAGGAGAAGGACTGTGCATGGACTCTCATTTACCAGCGACTTAAAGACCAGGACAGGCTCGATTTGATGCGAAAATACCATCCTCCCCGGAACTCTCAGGTATTACCCAGACCGAGAATGGTCCAAATACAGTGA
- the nuoF gene encoding NADH-quinone oxidoreductase subunit NuoF, translating into MELHGTIYVCRGTGCVSGGGDDVYEALKTEVDRLELTVAGVDFTGCHGFCQQGPNVVVEPDGIFYTHVEPEDASEIITSHLRDGKPVERLFYHDPVTGQAVPRYSDINFYRNQERVILRNCGHINPERIEDYITAGGYQALRKVLSTMTPERVIEEIKKSGLRGRGGAGFPTGMKWELCRKEPGLVKYVICNADEGDPGAFMDRSILEADPHAVLEGLTIAAYAVGASEGHIYVRAEYPLAVNRIVTALGQAQQNGFIGNDVMGSGFNFIVHMEEGAGAFVCGEETALIASIESRRGMPRPRPPFPPQSGLDGQPTIINNVKTLVSVPVIIERGAEWFAGIGTEKSKGTAVFALTGKIANSGLVEVPMGTPLSRIIMDIGGGIPGGKRFKAVQTGGPSGGCIPARLIDTSVDYESLAGLGSIMGSGGMVVMDEATCMVEIARFFLNFVQSESCGKCTPCRLGTRQMLEILTRITEGKGRDADIDDLLDIAAAVKECSLCGLGQTSPNPVLSTLKYFRDEFDAHIREKKCPAAVCDALMISPCQHTCPAGINVPKYVAHIAAGEYQEAVDTIRERNPFPAICGRICNHPCEFRCRRGELDDPVAIRELKRFAADWYFQNVTEDPEPFPQTRSQRVAVVGAGPTGLSCAYFLAQMGYPVTAFEALPVGGGMLSVAIPEFRLPREVIQKEIDYIAKRGVDIRYNSPITVNFTVEDLKRDGYEAVFIAAGAQRSQRVGIPGELEDIKGFFYGLRFLRDIKTGRQVEIGRRVAVIGGGNVALDAARTALRLGAEEVNIFYRRSREEMPVTEVEYEQAIAEGVQVHFLVSPTRVVSQDWEVTGLQCSRMRLGEPDESGRRRPLPIPGSELFIEADNVIAAVGQAPDLSFLPVDSALERTRWETLVVDSNTLATNVEGVFAGGDFVTGPGMVIDAIAAGRRAAFAIDKYIRGDTSRVEMYDLKSPVSGELPDLETDEVWEKQPRLAASLLPTHERKTSFAEVELAFSEERAGQEARRCLRCDLER; encoded by the coding sequence ATGGAGCTTCATGGTACTATTTACGTTTGTCGCGGGACAGGATGTGTCTCCGGTGGCGGTGATGACGTCTATGAGGCACTTAAAACAGAGGTAGACCGCCTGGAACTTACGGTAGCCGGGGTAGATTTCACCGGGTGCCATGGTTTCTGCCAGCAAGGTCCAAACGTTGTCGTCGAGCCCGATGGTATCTTCTATACCCACGTAGAACCAGAGGATGCCTCCGAGATTATAACCTCACACCTTCGGGACGGCAAACCGGTAGAACGGCTTTTCTATCATGACCCGGTAACCGGTCAGGCGGTACCACGCTATTCAGACATAAACTTTTACCGTAACCAGGAGCGTGTTATCCTGCGTAACTGCGGTCATATCAATCCGGAGAGGATTGAAGACTACATTACCGCCGGCGGCTACCAGGCCTTGCGTAAGGTCCTTTCCACCATGACGCCCGAGCGGGTGATTGAGGAGATAAAAAAGTCCGGACTTCGTGGGCGTGGTGGGGCCGGGTTCCCCACTGGTATGAAGTGGGAGTTGTGTCGGAAAGAGCCCGGCCTGGTGAAATACGTCATCTGCAACGCGGACGAAGGAGACCCGGGGGCCTTCATGGACCGCTCTATCCTGGAGGCGGACCCGCACGCTGTTCTGGAAGGGCTGACCATTGCCGCCTATGCTGTGGGAGCCAGTGAGGGTCATATCTATGTCCGTGCTGAATACCCATTGGCCGTAAATAGAATTGTCACTGCCCTTGGCCAGGCTCAGCAGAATGGATTCATTGGGAATGATGTAATGGGTTCCGGTTTTAATTTTATAGTGCATATGGAAGAGGGGGCCGGTGCTTTCGTTTGTGGTGAGGAGACAGCCCTGATTGCTTCCATCGAGAGCCGTCGGGGAATGCCCCGCCCTCGTCCCCCTTTCCCCCCTCAGTCGGGTCTGGACGGACAACCCACGATAATCAACAACGTGAAAACACTGGTCTCAGTGCCCGTGATTATTGAGCGAGGCGCCGAGTGGTTTGCCGGCATCGGTACTGAGAAAAGCAAAGGTACGGCGGTATTTGCCCTTACCGGGAAGATTGCTAACAGTGGCCTGGTAGAAGTGCCAATGGGTACCCCTCTGTCCCGCATTATTATGGATATTGGTGGCGGTATTCCAGGGGGCAAGCGTTTCAAGGCAGTGCAGACCGGAGGCCCATCGGGAGGCTGCATCCCGGCTCGCCTGATTGACACGTCCGTGGACTACGAGTCACTGGCCGGACTGGGCTCGATAATGGGCTCCGGTGGTATGGTGGTCATGGATGAGGCTACCTGTATGGTTGAAATCGCCAGATTTTTCCTCAATTTCGTCCAGTCCGAGTCCTGCGGGAAATGCACGCCCTGTCGTTTGGGGACAAGGCAAATGCTGGAGATTCTGACCAGAATCACCGAGGGCAAAGGCCGTGACGCGGATATTGACGACCTTCTTGATATTGCCGCTGCTGTGAAGGAGTGCTCACTGTGCGGTCTCGGCCAGACCTCACCCAACCCGGTGTTGTCCACGTTAAAATACTTCCGGGATGAGTTTGATGCTCATATAAGGGAAAAGAAGTGTCCGGCAGCCGTCTGTGATGCCCTGATGATATCACCATGTCAGCACACCTGCCCTGCAGGTATAAATGTCCCCAAATACGTTGCTCATATTGCTGCCGGTGAATACCAGGAAGCTGTAGATACCATTCGGGAGCGTAATCCATTCCCTGCTATCTGCGGTCGTATCTGTAACCACCCCTGTGAATTCAGGTGTCGACGGGGAGAACTGGACGACCCGGTTGCCATCAGGGAGCTTAAGCGTTTTGCCGCTGACTGGTACTTTCAGAATGTGACTGAAGACCCGGAGCCATTCCCGCAGACGCGCAGTCAGCGGGTGGCCGTAGTCGGGGCTGGTCCTACCGGCCTATCCTGTGCCTACTTCCTGGCTCAAATGGGGTATCCGGTGACGGCCTTTGAAGCCCTCCCCGTGGGTGGCGGTATGTTAAGTGTGGCGATCCCCGAGTTCCGGTTGCCTCGAGAGGTTATTCAGAAAGAGATTGATTACATCGCGAAACGAGGAGTGGATATCAGGTATAACAGTCCGATTACGGTAAATTTCACCGTGGAAGACCTCAAGAGAGATGGCTATGAGGCTGTATTTATTGCGGCTGGCGCTCAGAGGAGCCAGCGTGTTGGTATACCCGGTGAACTGGAGGACATCAAAGGTTTCTTCTATGGGTTGAGATTCCTCAGGGATATCAAAACGGGCAGGCAGGTGGAGATTGGTCGCCGGGTAGCCGTAATCGGGGGCGGTAATGTGGCGCTGGACGCGGCGCGTACCGCCCTCCGACTCGGTGCGGAAGAGGTCAATATCTTCTATCGAAGGTCCCGGGAAGAGATGCCGGTCACAGAAGTGGAGTACGAACAGGCTATTGCTGAGGGTGTTCAGGTCCATTTCCTGGTAAGTCCTACCAGGGTAGTCAGCCAGGACTGGGAAGTGACGGGCTTGCAATGCAGCCGGATGAGGCTGGGTGAACCTGATGAGAGTGGACGGCGTCGGCCGCTCCCCATTCCCGGCTCGGAACTCTTTATTGAGGCAGATAACGTAATTGCGGCCGTAGGCCAGGCTCCCGACCTTTCCTTCCTGCCTGTGGACAGTGCCCTGGAAAGGACTCGCTGGGAGACCCTGGTTGTTGATAGTAATACCCTTGCCACGAATGTTGAAGGCGTATTCGCAGGTGGTGACTTTGTTACTGGCCCGGGGATGGTTATTGACGCAATCGCTGCCGGCAGGAGGGCGGCTTTCGCCATCGATAAGTATATCAGGGGTGATACCTCACGGGTCGAGATGTATGATCTCAAATCACCGGTGAGTGGTGAGTTGCCGGACCTGGAGACTGATGAGGTATGGGAGAAACAGCCAAGATTGGCGGCGTCCCTGCTTCCGACTCATGAGAGAAAGACCAGCTTTGCCGAGGTAGAACTTGCCTTCTCTGAGGAGAGAGCCGGACAGGAAGCCAGGCGATGCCTGCGCTGTGACCTGGAAAGGTAG
- the nuoE gene encoding NADH-quinone oxidoreductase subunit NuoE gives MADVKADLEQVNSIIADYRERRWALIPLLQEIQRVVGYIPPEVVPLVARSLGLFPSQVQGVVTFYAQIYTAPRGKNIVRVCRGTACHVRGAKTILKLVKQQIGVEEDETTPDFEYTLETVACIGCCALAPNMVVNMTTHGHMNPKKVARLFSRKD, from the coding sequence ATGGCTGATGTGAAAGCAGACCTTGAGCAAGTAAACAGTATCATAGCCGACTACCGGGAGCGAAGATGGGCACTGATACCCCTTCTCCAGGAGATTCAGCGGGTGGTCGGCTATATCCCCCCTGAAGTGGTGCCACTTGTTGCCAGGAGTCTGGGCCTGTTTCCCAGTCAGGTGCAGGGAGTGGTTACCTTCTATGCTCAGATCTATACCGCACCACGGGGGAAGAACATAGTCAGGGTGTGTCGCGGGACCGCCTGTCACGTGCGGGGCGCGAAGACGATACTGAAGCTGGTCAAGCAACAGATCGGTGTCGAGGAGGACGAGACCACCCCTGACTTCGAGTACACCCTGGAGACGGTGGCCTGCATTGGTTGCTGCGCACTGGCACCTAATATGGTTGTCAACATGACTACTCACGGTCACATGAACCCCAAGAAAGTAGCCAGATTGTTTAGCAGGAAGGACTAG